The following DNA comes from Thunnus thynnus chromosome 3, fThuThy2.1, whole genome shotgun sequence.
TTATGGCTTTCATTCTGTGCATCTCAGGTAtgaattattgtttatttcttcttATATAATGACTGTAAACATGATATATACAATATGAGATTATTAACTGtaatctgtaaaacaaaataatgatttacttGATTATAGGAGTTAAAGTGTGAACAACTTGAAGAAAATTGCAGATTATACATCAAATGTCCTtcatttacattatttcatactATCAATATTTAGTGATTAGTACTAGAAGAATGTTATAATTATGAATCAATGCTTCTGTTAAAGGGGTTCAGGGACAAGCCAAAAGTATCTGTGCCTTAAAAGGTTCATCAGTGGATCTGCCCTGCTCAGCTGAACATCCCACTTCAAGAGTGAAATGGTTCACTGTATACCAGGCTGGCTCCAAGTTTGTTCTCAATGAGCTCTCTGCAGATGGAAATCATGTAACATACAACATGTCTGAAGAGAGTCACCCAACTCTAAGAATCAAAGATCTGACAGACAATGATGCAAAGTCTTACTGCTGCAGCAACACTACAGAGAAACCAGAACTCTGCTGGCACAATAGAACTGAGCTCTATGTTGCAGGTACAGTGGTTTTCACTAATGTATTACTTTAAGGAGGAAATCAGAATATGAATTCTTACATTATTCACCATCATCTCAGACCTGCAGGTGAAGGTGATTCCTGCCACAGAGGGACAGACAGTATCACTGATTTGTAGCTCCAGTTGTCCCCGGACTGAAAACCCTGCAGcctacatctggtacaagaaCAGAGAGTTTCTCTATCAGGACTGGTCTCCCTGGTACCAACAGCTGGTCAGCAGCGAGGAAGCAGTCAGATACTCCTGTGCTATCAAAGGCTATGAGGATCTCAGAGCTCCTGAAGTCTCAGTGGGTGAGTGACAACATTTGGCTCCTTTTCATGTTAGAAACTTCAAGTTAAACACTTTCAAGaatatttttactatttaagCTTTGCCTTTAATTATAAAGCCTATGAAATACCGTAACTAAGTGTTTACCAGTTAAATTActaaatgttatttgtttttgttcagattCTGTCACATCGACCTGCTTTACTGTGACCTACGCTAAAGGAAGAATGTGTTCTGAAAAGCAGACATCAGTGGATGAGTCCTGCTCCATCACATATCCCAGAGGTTAACTTTCTCCAAACATccacaaacatttacacaaacaccaCTCCCACCCCCCACACCTAGAAcacctttaaaacaatattttaagaacAGACATCTAATTGTCAtatctttgctttctttcttttctaattTTACTATGTTACTGACATGTTTACTACAGTTCTACACATTATTGTTTTCTGCACTAACCACACTTCAATAATTTTGTaatcaatatattatttttatttaattcaacaTGACACACATAAActgttgaaaaatgtatttaaaatctCCTAACAGAAGTAGGTCTACAAAGGACTCCTGCAGATGTGAACTATGTTAGACTGACCTGTAACACCAGCTGTCCACTGACTGACATCCAAACTGCCTATAGATGGTACAAGAACAGACTCTTAATGTCTGAGAAGAAACAGCAGCTTTCAGTTCCCAGCTCCTCTCCTGATATCTTCTCCTGTGCTGTCAAAGACCACGAGGATCTGCACTCTGCTGAAGTCTGTGAGTATAAACCAACTTACAgtctgttattactgttatattatAGGATGGCACATTTGTCTTTAGTTTGTATGCTTATTGGgcaacatgaaatatatttcagAGGTGTTGACTCAACctgatttcattttctttgtagtGTTATTAATCCATTATCTGACTTATGATTTAGTCAGTGATGGAGATGATCTGCTGGTAACCAGTGTGTCTTATTAAAGACAACATGAACTGCTGATTGGTGTTTGAGTTGATATGACTCGCTTGTGAAGCTGTATATCACAGTCTGTATAATGACAACACataataattacacaataattacacattagaaatttaaaaatacttaacCATTTTATTTTAGAGATTGTGCcataaagaaaaattaaatgcaAGCCTCAGTATAAAtctaaacaatgtttttaattttttataaaaGATCAATATGAGGTGTTTAAAGAGGTGTTTTAGCTGCTTTCATATTATGTGATATTTTCTGATTTGcagaaaacatgatttataaAAAACACCTGAACTTTTaccacagatttttttatttaagtattAGGCAAGGCTACTTTAGCAGTTATTTAGAGTGACCCTATTTTAAGTCTTTAATCTATATTTCAGGTGTTGATTATAATAACTGCTGGAGTGTAAATTATATAAGAAGGAGAATCTGCGCCCTGGAAGGCTCTTCAGTGAACATTTCAAGTGAATATTTGCATCCTGACAACCAGCAGCCTGTGTCTAAAGTTTGGTATAAAATAAAGAGAAGTGGTGAGGAGGAAGCTGTGAAGCCGACTGAGGATGCAGTTCACGTGCAGTATCatgacaacatgaacaaccagCACATCCTGAGAATCAAAAACCTGAAGAAGACTGACTCAGCAGAATACACATTCAGACTCCTAAAAGATGATGAAGTACAGAAGGGTAATCCACCTGGAGTGACTTTGATTGTCTCAGGTAATTCCTGTCTGTATACTTTTCAATAGAGACTGTACTGCTCCTTCATCATGTACTAACAGCAGTCAGCAGACTTTATTCTTTAATGCCTACAAGAGGACTAAAGGCTGGTTCATGCTTAATATGATAACACTAACAAAAGAGTAGAAAGTCAAAACGATGTAACTGTAGCTAAATTATGTGCACACAATAACCTGTATGCAGGGTCGTGCACCACCTGAAAGTCATAACAATAAAGTGTAAAGATGCAtctgtgttttgtcaaaatCAGACCAGTGATTTcttaaatatcacaaaataaatcattcaCAGTGAAGCCATGGTCTAATTATTCACTGTTTTAAGAACTTAAGCAGGTAAATCTTAATTTCACAACTTTGGCTAAATTAGGAGCCTGTATTCTGTCTACTGTCTCAATGGtctaattaaaacat
Coding sequences within:
- the LOC137173456 gene encoding uncharacterized protein → MSEESHPTLRIKDLTDNDAKSYCCSNTTEKPELCWHNRTELYVADLQVKVIPATEGQTVSLICSSSCPRTENPAAYIWYKNREFLYQDWSPWYQQLVSSEEAVRYSCAIKGYEDLRAPEVSVDSVTSTCFTVTYAKGRMCSEKQTSVDESCSITYPREVGLQRTPADVNYVRLTCNTSCPLTDIQTAYRWYKNRLLMSEKKQQLSVPSSSPDIFSCAVKDHEDLHSAEVCVDYNNCWSVNYIRRRICALEGSSVNISSEYLHPDNQQPVSKVWYKIKRSGEEEAVKPTEDAVHVQYHDNMNNQHILRIKNLKKTDSAEYTFRLLKDDEVQKGNPPGVTLIVSDLEVKLHPAVVTEGQRVTLTCSTSCPLTDNTNYIWYLNSRPLTVPESQNKHLVLDPVSIQHAGNYSCAVKTHKNISSGEKTLTVQSITGTSTAAVARVVAALLVIIPLTVFLWIRRKRSSSRSPRLETSDNMEQLNPGPVNENISAQPTQQDDLHCSRVYFSKTQTHPLYSNVQPHQPKEQDDVACAVVNFRPNRTPK